In the Candidatus Poribacteria bacterium genome, CGGACGGGGTTTCGACCAACATTAAAATTACGAAAGATAAGTTTGTCATGCTCGATGCACAAGGCGGTTCTGAAAAAGGGAACGGCAACTCAAAAGGGCAGCAGGGAAAGCGCGTCTCTATTGAGACGGGCGAGCAGAATGAAACCGATGTTATCATCAAGAGTGGATTGGTGGATGGCGATCGGGTAATTTTACCTGAGCGGAAAGGAGCTCCAGGGGGGCCAGGTAGACCTTCTTAATTATCGGTTCAAGTTACAAGCGTCTCGGGTAACCGAGGCGCTTTTTTTATGCCTTTTTGCACCTTTCTTGCTTTGACAGTGAACTCCATCCGTGATAAAATGCCGAAGAGTAGTATACGAGTTAAAAAAATGGACATGATAATATGAAATTGCAACTCGCTTTGGACTCAAGCAATAGTCGGGAAGCCAAAGGTATCCTTGAGCAAATTAGCGATCTCGTAGATATTGTCGAGGTCGGCACTCCTCTGCTCATGAAAGAGGGGGTAAAGGTCGTCACAGAGATCAAGAACACTTACCCTCAACTTGAGGTGCTCGCAGATCTCAAAATCATGGATGCCGGTGATATTGAGGCAAGCATTGGGTTTGAAGCGGGTGCGGATATTGTGACCGTGCTTGGCGTGGCACATGACGTTACAATTCGCCGCGCTGTGAACCAAGCCCGTACTCTCAATAAGCAGGTGATGATAGACCTGATAGCGGTTGGTGATGTTCGGGAACGTATCGATCAGATTGACCCCATCGCCCCAGATTACTGCTGTGTCCATACCGCCTTCGACCTCCAAGACCACGGTATAGATCCCCTACGAGAAATTCAACTGGTCCACGCTGCCCTGAAGCAAGCTAAGATGGCAGTGGCGGGTGGGATTAATCCGAAGATCCTGCCATATATTCTCGCTTATCGTCCGGCGGTCATCATTGTGGGCGGTTTCATCGCCAACCAGCCGGATCCCCGTCAGGCGGCTCTCGAAATCAGAGAATTGTTGGCTTAAAGAGGGAAAATCGGTGAATACACAGGCATATATCAGCCAGATCCTTAATGAACTAAGCGAGACCGTAGGGCATATCTGCAACGATTCGGCGGAGAAACTGGCTGATGCGATCTTGGCTGCCGAAACAATCTTTGTCGCTGGGGCTGGGCGATCCGGTCTGGCAATGAAGAGTTTTGCCATGCGCTTGATGCACATGGGCTTTGATACTTATGTCGTGGGAGAGACCGTAACCCCTAGTATCACAGACAAAGATGTGCTGCTAATCGGTTCCGGTTCAGGCTCAACCAGCAGCTTGGTCGTCAGTGCTAACAAAGCCGACGCAATCGGTGCGACTATCTGCCTTATCACCATTGATGAAAACGCACCGATTGCTCAAGTGGCAGAGGTGGTTCTCACTATCGCTGCCCCCTCACCCAAAGTTAACAAGGATCTCGGTTTCCGTTCAGTGCAGCCAATGGGATCTCTTTTTGAGCAGAGTCTCTTGTTGACCTTGGAGGCGATCGTCCTTCTGCTGATGAGGAAAACGGGGAAAACCACGGAATTGATGTTCACGAGACACGCCAATCTGGAATAAGAGTAAGGATAGGCTTGCCCATGATTATTGACGCACATGCTCACATCTTTCCCGAAGTCCGCGGCGCGACGGGTAGGGGTTCCACCCGCGGACCGGGTTATGGTCGCATTGCTGTCGGTGATGAAGAAACCCAACTGTTGCCACCGTATAACGAAAAAACGGTGTTCACCCCTGAAATGCTTATAGCAAATATGGATTGGGCGGGTGTTGACAAAGCGGTACTGCTCCAAGGACCGTTTTATGGGGAGTGCAATTCGTATGTGCTTGAGGCACTGGAC is a window encoding:
- a CDS encoding orotidine 5'-phosphate decarboxylase, with the protein product MKLQLALDSSNSREAKGILEQISDLVDIVEVGTPLLMKEGVKVVTEIKNTYPQLEVLADLKIMDAGDIEASIGFEAGADIVTVLGVAHDVTIRRAVNQARTLNKQVMIDLIAVGDVRERIDQIDPIAPDYCCVHTAFDLQDHGIDPLREIQLVHAALKQAKMAVAGGINPKILPYILAYRPAVIIVGGFIANQPDPRQAALEIRELLA
- the hxlB gene encoding 6-phospho-3-hexuloisomerase, translating into MNTQAYISQILNELSETVGHICNDSAEKLADAILAAETIFVAGAGRSGLAMKSFAMRLMHMGFDTYVVGETVTPSITDKDVLLIGSGSGSTSSLVVSANKADAIGATICLITIDENAPIAQVAEVVLTIAAPSPKVNKDLGFRSVQPMGSLFEQSLLLTLEAIVLLLMRKTGKTTELMFTRHANLE